The Rhodopseudomonas palustris genome window below encodes:
- a CDS encoding flagellar biosynthetic protein FliO gives MSSQPLMFFLAFLAVLALIGAAAWLVRRFAGNRLGTNASRGRMPRLAVIDAAAVDGRRRLVLVRRDNVEHLLMIGGPSDIVIEPNIVRATPSRDQLPTRAGVEPRLTAPEPGQWEADTAAELPEPELPPIPTRPLRPGAAEEPRRAPPPMPERRPADPFASLVPEPIARPEPPMPRVEAPIMRAEPPIMRADPPILRPEPPITRPEPPVLRPEPPVLRPEPPVLRPEPPRPEPRMEPAPRPRAEPAMPRPPRPEPKPAPMRTERPAPPPAPLAPPPPPAAPVTAALATADQNLAEMANRLEAALRRPPNAPAEPAPPVAPEPPARPNPPTPRASEPAPEEPAAAEASPAAGKTGFESLEDEMAALLGRPKSPT, from the coding sequence ATGTCATCGCAGCCATTGATGTTTTTTCTCGCATTTCTGGCCGTTCTGGCGCTGATTGGCGCCGCCGCCTGGCTGGTACGCCGCTTTGCCGGCAATCGGCTCGGCACCAATGCCAGCCGCGGCCGGATGCCAAGGCTCGCCGTAATTGATGCCGCCGCCGTCGATGGCCGCCGCCGTCTGGTTCTGGTCCGGCGCGACAATGTCGAGCATCTGCTGATGATCGGCGGGCCGAGCGACATCGTGATCGAGCCCAACATCGTCCGTGCCACCCCGTCGCGGGATCAGTTGCCGACCCGCGCTGGCGTCGAGCCGCGCCTGACGGCGCCGGAGCCCGGCCAGTGGGAGGCTGATACCGCCGCCGAGCTGCCGGAGCCGGAACTGCCGCCGATCCCGACACGACCGTTGCGCCCGGGTGCGGCCGAGGAGCCGCGCCGCGCGCCGCCGCCAATGCCGGAGCGCCGTCCGGCCGATCCGTTCGCCAGCCTGGTACCTGAACCGATCGCCCGCCCCGAGCCGCCGATGCCACGCGTCGAGGCGCCGATCATGCGGGCTGAACCTCCGATCATGCGGGCGGACCCGCCGATCTTGCGGCCCGAGCCGCCGATCACGCGCCCCGAGCCCCCGGTCCTGCGCCCCGAGCCGCCCGTTCTGCGCCCCGAACCGCCGGTGCTGCGCCCGGAGCCGCCGCGCCCCGAGCCCCGCATGGAGCCGGCCCCCCGTCCGCGCGCCGAGCCGGCCATGCCGCGGCCGCCGCGTCCCGAACCCAAGCCCGCCCCAATGCGCACTGAGCGCCCCGCGCCGCCGCCCGCGCCCCTGGCCCCGCCGCCCCCTCCCGCTGCGCCTGTGACCGCAGCGCTTGCAACTGCGGACCAGAATCTCGCCGAGATGGCCAACCGCCTCGAAGCCGCCCTGCGCCGTCCGCCGAATGCGCCGGCCGAGCCTGCTCCTCCGGTTGCGCCGGAGCCGCCAGCCCGGCCCAATCCGCCGACCCCACGCGCTTCCGAGCCTGCCCCCGAAGAGCCGGCCGCAGCGGAGGCGTCTCCGGCCGCCGGTAAGACCGGGTTTGAGAGCCTCGAAGACGAAATGGCCGCGCTGCTCGGCCGCCCGAAGTCCCCTACGTGA
- the fliP gene encoding flagellar type III secretion system pore protein FliP (The bacterial flagellar biogenesis protein FliP forms a type III secretion system (T3SS)-type pore required for flagellar assembly.) has translation MSASAGPRRVFISSSVLIIAGLAMIVPAQAQDISINLGGNSPGVTERAIQLIALLTVLSIAPSILVMMTSFTRIVVVLSLLRTALGTATAPPNAVIIALALFLTAFVMGPTLQKSYDEGIKPLIANEIGVDDAMVRASGPLRIFMQKNVREKDLKLFLDLSGEPPPATPEELSLRILMPAFLISELKRAFEIGFLLFLPFLIIDLVVASILMSMGMMMLPPVVVSLPFKLIFFVLVDGWSLVAGSLVQSYTGGG, from the coding sequence GTGAGCGCCTCGGCCGGCCCGCGTAGAGTTTTCATCAGTTCATCGGTTCTGATCATCGCGGGTCTCGCGATGATCGTGCCTGCGCAGGCCCAAGACATCAGCATCAATCTCGGCGGCAATAGCCCCGGCGTCACCGAGCGCGCGATCCAACTGATCGCGCTGCTGACGGTGCTGTCGATCGCACCGTCGATCCTAGTGATGATGACGTCGTTCACCCGTATCGTCGTGGTGCTGTCGCTGCTGCGCACGGCGCTGGGCACGGCCACCGCGCCGCCGAATGCGGTGATCATCGCGCTGGCGCTGTTCCTGACCGCCTTCGTGATGGGACCGACGCTGCAGAAATCCTATGATGAAGGCATCAAGCCGCTGATCGCCAACGAGATCGGCGTCGACGACGCGATGGTGCGAGCGTCCGGTCCGCTGCGGATCTTCATGCAGAAGAACGTCCGCGAGAAAGATCTCAAGCTGTTCCTCGACCTGTCGGGCGAGCCGCCTCCGGCAACGCCGGAAGAGCTGTCGCTCCGCATCTTGATGCCAGCGTTTCTGATCTCGGAGCTGAAGCGTGCCTTCGAAATCGGCTTCCTGCTGTTCCTGCCCTTCCTGATCATCGACCTCGTCGTCGCATCGATTCTGATGTCGATGGGCATGATGATGCTGCCACCGGTCGTGGTGTCGCTGCCGTTCAAGCTGATCTTCTTCGTGCTGGTGGACGGCTGGTCGTTGGTCGCAGGCAGTCTGGTGCAGAGCTACACCGGCGGCGGATAG